Proteins encoded together in one Orrella marina window:
- a CDS encoding transposase: MPSYSDEFKAQVVRKMMPPNSQSVSQISKEMGISAPTLYAWKNQYRAKGHVVPAKPSRPDQWDTRSKLAAIIQTASMNEAERSEYCRANGLYPEQLDAWKAALESADLDGQPTSKADLAAERKKVKQLERELNRKDKALAETAALLALSKKASAIWGIKEED; the protein is encoded by the coding sequence ATGCCATCCTACAGTGATGAATTCAAGGCCCAGGTTGTGCGCAAGATGATGCCACCGAACAGTCAGAGTGTGAGTCAGATCAGCAAGGAGATGGGCATCTCTGCACCAACCTTGTATGCTTGGAAGAATCAGTATCGTGCCAAGGGACATGTTGTGCCTGCCAAACCATCCAGACCTGATCAGTGGGATACCCGTTCAAAGCTGGCTGCGATCATTCAGACCGCATCCATGAATGAAGCCGAGCGCAGTGAGTACTGCCGTGCCAACGGTTTGTATCCGGAACAGCTCGATGCGTGGAAAGCTGCGTTGGAGTCGGCTGATCTGGATGGCCAGCCTACGAGCAAAGCTGACTTGGCAGCCGAACGCAAGAAGGTCAAGCAACTTGAACGTGAACTGAACCGAAAGGACAAGGCGCTGGCTGAAACAGCCGCCTTGCTGGCCCTGTCAAAAAAAGCATCGGCCATCTGGGGCATCAAAGAGGAAGACTGA
- a CDS encoding IS3 family transposase (programmed frameshift), with protein sequence MARYGQAFKDKAVARLLPPESASLETVSRELSISVQTLERWRAQALTMPARERAWSAAARFEAVLVTAAMDEAGKNAWCREKGIYPQELDQWRQTATQSLADPQDQASANDQRSKVDRKRIRELERDLNRKDKALAETAALLVLSKKLFGDLSKGQGRGRMIALKDRQTLVQHIDSAHQQGARLDRACSLAGLTIRTLQRWKRDQEKLTVGDRRPLVARPTPAHALTPQERQRILDVANESRFADCPPARIVPMLADEGVYIGSEATISRVLRQHGQTTHRGRTRPPQPSRRPTTHVATRPGQVYCWDMTYLPTHVQGHWFYMYLILDLYSRKIIGWEIHEKDDSSHAVALLKRTALAEGVHAMADKPVMHGDNGSTLKATSVLAMLHWLGIEPSYSRPRVSDDNAFVESLIKTAKYRPEFPARGFDTLETARQWGATFVHWYNHEHRHSGIQHVTPDQRHRGEDIKILDARHALYQQQKRKNPARWSGQTRNWSPVGAVTLNPEREEAVKAEIQIKDKKRFVA encoded by the exons TTGGCCAGATACGGACAAGCATTTAAAGACAAAGCAGTGGCACGGTTGTTGCCTCCCGAGAGCGCTTCGCTGGAAACGGTTTCTCGTGAGTTGAGTATTTCTGTTCAAACCCTTGAGCGCTGGCGTGCGCAAGCTTTGACCATGCCCGCTCGCGAGCGGGCATGGTCAGCGGCGGCTCGATTCGAGGCGGTGCTCGTCACCGCAGCCATGGACGAGGCAGGCAAGAATGCGTGGTGCCGGGAGAAAGGCATCTACCCCCAGGAGCTTGACCAATGGCGACAGACAGCGACCCAGTCGCTGGCCGATCCGCAGGATCAGGCGAGCGCTAACGACCAGCGATCCAAGGTCGATCGCAAGCGGATCCGGGAGCTCGAGCGCGATCTTAATCGCAAGGACAAAGCACTGGCAGAAACTGCCGCCTTGCTGGTGCTTTCAAAAAAGCTCT TCGGCGATCTTTCCAAAGGACAGGGGCGAGGACGAATGATTGCCCTGAAAGATCGCCAGACACTTGTCCAGCACATTGATTCAGCCCATCAGCAAGGGGCCAGGCTTGACCGTGCCTGCTCACTGGCGGGCCTGACCATCCGGACGCTGCAGCGATGGAAACGTGATCAAGAGAAACTCACGGTAGGTGATCGTCGTCCGCTTGTTGCCCGACCGACCCCGGCCCATGCGCTGACACCACAGGAGCGTCAACGGATTCTGGACGTGGCCAATGAAAGCCGGTTTGCTGACTGTCCGCCTGCGCGCATCGTGCCGATGCTGGCTGACGAAGGTGTTTATATCGGCTCTGAGGCCACGATCTCTCGTGTACTCAGACAACACGGGCAGACCACCCACAGAGGCCGTACACGCCCGCCACAGCCTTCCAGGAGACCCACTACGCACGTGGCAACGCGACCGGGTCAGGTCTACTGCTGGGACATGACTTATCTGCCTACACACGTGCAGGGACACTGGTTCTACATGTATCTGATTCTTGATCTTTACAGCCGAAAGATCATCGGCTGGGAGATCCATGAGAAGGATGACTCGAGTCACGCTGTTGCCTTGCTCAAACGCACGGCGCTCGCCGAAGGCGTGCATGCCATGGCCGACAAGCCCGTCATGCATGGTGACAATGGCAGCACACTGAAAGCCACATCGGTGCTGGCCATGCTGCACTGGCTTGGTATCGAGCCGTCGTACTCGCGCCCAAGGGTGTCCGATGACAACGCATTCGTCGAATCGTTGATCAAGACTGCAAAGTACCGGCCCGAGTTTCCTGCACGGGGATTCGACACACTGGAAACCGCTCGACAGTGGGGGGCTACCTTCGTGCATTGGTACAACCATGAGCACCGCCACAGTGGCATCCAGCACGTCACGCCGGATCAACGGCATCGTGGTGAAGACATCAAGATTCTGGATGCCCGCCATGCGCTGTACCAACAACAGAAACGGAAGAATCCGGCCCGTTGGTCAGGACAAACCAGGAACTGGTCGCCGGTCGGTGCAGTCACCCTGAACCCGGAACGAGAGGAGGCGGTGAAAGCCGAGATTCAGATCAAAGATAAAAAGCGATTTGTTGCATGA
- a CDS encoding DDE-type integrase/transposase/recombinase has translation MAIQLIDEAVQAGARYAQACNVLGLSCRTLRRWHQDTDDLQDKRGRVKRIPSHALTDWEKRRILEVANQPAYKSLPPSQIVPKLADRDIYIASESSFYRVLKEHGQNNHRGKAQPVRKVPKPAPVVARAPNTAWSWDITFLPTQIRGQFLRLYMMIDVYSRNIVGWEIHEDERSEHAARLMEKACLKHQIKPDQLILHSDNGSPMKGATMLATLQRLGVVPSFSRPSVSDDILGGALPYLEVRTQLPVDSLCRH, from the coding sequence ATGGCCATCCAGTTGATTGATGAAGCGGTTCAAGCCGGTGCCCGTTACGCACAGGCCTGTAATGTGCTGGGTTTGTCTTGCCGAACCTTGCGACGCTGGCACCAGGACACTGACGATCTTCAGGACAAGCGTGGGCGGGTTAAACGTATACCTTCCCACGCTCTGACAGATTGGGAGAAGCGACGGATTCTGGAGGTGGCCAATCAGCCTGCCTACAAGAGCTTGCCACCCTCGCAGATCGTGCCGAAACTGGCTGACCGTGACATCTATATTGCAAGTGAGTCGAGCTTTTACCGGGTCCTCAAAGAGCATGGTCAGAACAACCATCGGGGCAAGGCACAACCGGTTCGTAAGGTACCCAAACCGGCACCCGTTGTTGCCCGGGCACCCAATACCGCCTGGAGCTGGGACATTACCTTTTTACCGACACAGATACGGGGCCAGTTCCTGCGTCTGTACATGATGATCGACGTCTACAGTCGCAACATTGTCGGATGGGAGATCCACGAGGATGAGCGATCCGAGCATGCTGCGCGCCTGATGGAGAAGGCCTGTCTGAAGCACCAGATCAAACCTGATCAGCTGATTCTGCACTCCGACAATGGCAGTCCTATGAAGGGCGCGACGATGCTGGCCACCTTGCAAAGGCTTGGTGTCGTCCCATCGTTCAGCAGGCCATCGGTATCCGATGACATTCTCGGAGGCGCTCTTCCGTACCTTGAAGTACGCACCCAGCTACCCGTCGACAGCCTTTGCCGACATTGA
- a CDS encoding acetate--CoA ligase family protein: MPINFIEIESMKKFFYPESIVLVGASENKNKIGGKILNAIVSCGYNGTIYPVNNKREYVNDIKCYPDVTSVSKKIDLAIISVPAPLVLESISQCAECNIPYAIIISSGFSEAGNSGKNLQLELKNILRNHSMRISGPNAEGFYAANNNLVATFSPGIRIKNKNQEIKHVKINKSIGLISQSGGLGFSFYERGKLVNLDFNYIVSTGNQVDLEISDYADYMLGQDDTAALLMYVESFINPKRFVEIAKNALKSRKPIVMIKTGRTDVGTRAIASHTGAIASSSRIVDAVLEDCGVIQGYDQSELLDITAALTQNPTPNGTRVAVISASGGAAVWMSDALREEKYDLPILTKEHQNALSKFIPSFGSVINPIDTTAHMFGKGIADILEMVIQFDYIDAIVLAVSLANTQRLVNEGERIASLIRSVEKTILIYSYTVPSDESVQLLRSFGLYCFTSIRGCVISLNALRDYGKAYFFEKNNTKISSINSNTKSDSVSLIESSIKKIIPEFHSKKILRKYGISSVDEGIARNIQDARAIASQIGYPVVLKAHSSDLAHKSDAHAVILNINNDAELEASYKKIINNVKDFDPSLVIEEMLIQSMAGQGIEMIMGIQVDKDFGPIVMIGAGGIFAEVLEDVVLAPAPLSLEKGWELISRLKISKILSGVRGNPPADVEALVDAIVRFSILANDLHEVISEFDVNPVIVHPKGQGISIVDALCVKR, translated from the coding sequence ATGCCAATCAATTTCATTGAAATAGAAAGCATGAAAAAATTCTTTTATCCTGAAAGCATAGTGCTAGTTGGCGCAAGCGAAAACAAGAACAAAATAGGCGGAAAAATACTGAATGCAATTGTATCCTGCGGATATAACGGCACAATCTATCCAGTAAATAACAAAAGGGAATATGTTAATGATATAAAATGCTATCCCGACGTGACTTCGGTATCAAAAAAAATTGATCTTGCAATTATATCAGTACCAGCCCCTCTTGTTCTAGAGTCAATTTCCCAATGCGCTGAATGCAATATTCCCTATGCAATCATCATAAGCTCTGGATTTTCAGAGGCAGGCAATTCAGGCAAAAATCTGCAACTGGAACTAAAGAATATTCTCAGAAATCATTCCATGAGAATAAGTGGACCGAATGCTGAAGGCTTTTATGCTGCAAACAACAACCTAGTCGCCACTTTTAGCCCTGGTATACGCATAAAAAACAAAAATCAGGAAATAAAGCACGTAAAAATCAATAAAAGCATAGGTTTAATATCACAGAGCGGCGGGCTTGGATTCTCTTTTTACGAACGCGGGAAACTCGTCAATCTGGATTTTAACTATATTGTAAGCACCGGAAATCAGGTTGATCTTGAAATTAGTGATTATGCAGACTATATGCTCGGTCAGGACGACACAGCAGCACTTCTTATGTATGTCGAGTCTTTTATTAACCCCAAGAGATTTGTTGAAATTGCAAAGAATGCGCTGAAATCTAGAAAACCAATTGTGATGATCAAAACCGGGCGAACGGATGTAGGGACTCGTGCCATCGCCTCTCATACAGGTGCAATTGCAAGCTCTTCTCGAATAGTTGACGCAGTTCTTGAAGATTGTGGCGTCATACAAGGATATGATCAGAGCGAACTCCTTGATATTACTGCTGCTTTAACTCAGAACCCAACACCAAACGGAACCCGGGTTGCGGTCATATCTGCATCAGGAGGTGCGGCAGTTTGGATGTCGGATGCGTTGCGTGAAGAGAAATATGACCTCCCAATACTGACAAAAGAACATCAGAACGCACTTAGCAAGTTTATCCCATCATTTGGATCTGTCATCAATCCAATAGACACTACGGCGCACATGTTTGGCAAAGGAATAGCCGATATTCTTGAGATGGTCATACAGTTTGATTATATTGACGCCATCGTTCTCGCTGTGTCATTGGCTAACACACAGCGTTTAGTTAACGAGGGTGAAAGGATAGCATCGCTGATTCGCTCAGTTGAGAAGACAATTCTGATTTACAGTTACACTGTTCCATCAGATGAGTCTGTTCAACTTCTAAGATCCTTCGGACTGTACTGTTTCACTAGTATTCGGGGATGTGTGATCTCTCTAAATGCATTGAGGGATTATGGGAAGGCATATTTTTTTGAAAAGAACAACACAAAAATTTCTTCTATTAATAGCAACACAAAATCAGATTCAGTTTCATTAATTGAATCTTCAATAAAAAAAATTATTCCAGAATTTCATTCCAAGAAGATTTTAAGAAAATACGGAATTAGTTCTGTTGATGAGGGAATTGCAAGAAATATCCAGGATGCCAGAGCCATTGCATCCCAGATTGGCTATCCAGTCGTCCTAAAGGCACACAGCTCAGATTTGGCGCACAAGTCTGATGCTCATGCCGTTATTTTAAATATAAATAACGACGCTGAACTTGAGGCTTCGTATAAAAAAATAATTAACAATGTTAAGGATTTTGATCCCTCATTGGTTATTGAAGAAATGCTTATTCAATCAATGGCAGGTCAGGGAATCGAGATGATCATGGGCATTCAAGTCGATAAAGACTTTGGCCCGATAGTCATGATAGGCGCAGGAGGTATTTTCGCAGAAGTTTTAGAAGATGTTGTTCTTGCTCCAGCCCCATTATCCTTAGAAAAAGGATGGGAATTGATTTCACGATTGAAAATTTCAAAAATTCTCTCGGGAGTTCGAGGAAATCCCCCGGCAGATGTTGAGGCATTAGTTGATGCTATTGTGAGGTTCTCTATCCTGGCAAATGACCTTCATGAGGTAATTTCTGAGTTCGATGTGAATCCAGTCATTGTCCATCCAAAAGGACAAGGGATAAGTATTGTCGATGCATTATGTGTCAAGAGATAG
- a CDS encoding crotonase/enoyl-CoA hydratase family protein yields MYKHIITSADEGIFIIKINRPEVRNAVNHDCAHEMARAFEQLDNDTSLRAAILTGTDEVFSTGMDLKAFASTRSRPHVEGRGFGGLAEKPPAKPLIAAVEGYALAGGFEMVLACDLIVASSVARFGLPEVKRGLVAGSGGMLRLPRRLPYHIAMELILTGDQITAERAAEFGLINRLCEPGTALRTSIELARRIVENAPLALHIAKKIVNEGLDWPQSEMFERQRPLKTFVSSSKDALEGARAFAEKRKPVWRGE; encoded by the coding sequence ATGTACAAGCACATAATAACATCCGCAGATGAAGGCATTTTTATCATCAAGATCAATCGCCCCGAAGTTCGCAACGCCGTCAATCACGATTGTGCCCATGAAATGGCCCGCGCCTTCGAGCAACTGGATAACGATACATCACTGAGGGCTGCTATTTTGACAGGTACGGATGAGGTATTCAGTACCGGCATGGACCTTAAAGCTTTTGCGAGCACGCGCTCTCGCCCTCATGTCGAGGGAAGAGGCTTTGGTGGTCTGGCGGAGAAGCCTCCTGCCAAGCCTCTCATTGCAGCTGTTGAGGGTTATGCTCTGGCGGGAGGCTTCGAAATGGTGCTGGCGTGTGACTTGATCGTCGCATCAAGCGTTGCCAGGTTCGGTTTGCCGGAAGTCAAGCGTGGACTCGTTGCAGGTTCCGGAGGAATGCTTCGTCTGCCTAGAAGGCTACCTTATCACATAGCGATGGAATTAATTCTGACTGGAGACCAGATTACTGCAGAGCGTGCTGCAGAGTTTGGCTTGATTAACAGATTATGTGAGCCAGGTACTGCACTTCGCACGTCGATTGAACTCGCCAGACGTATTGTCGAGAACGCACCACTTGCTCTTCACATCGCCAAAAAAATTGTAAATGAAGGACTGGACTGGCCGCAAAGTGAGATGTTTGAGCGCCAACGGCCGTTGAAAACATTTGTTTCATCTTCGAAAGACGCTCTGGAAGGTGCACGTGCTTTTGCTGAGAAACGTAAACCCGTCTGGCGAGGAGAATGA
- a CDS encoding Bug family tripartite tricarboxylate transporter substrate binding protein — MNYKRKLLSYCGLTFCTIASLGVLGIAVANTQDNFPQRPITIIVGYAAGGPTDLAARTIAEQMSKELGQPIVVSNRPGASSLVAAKELMSSNPDGYTVLVTANAFFTHGPARYESVEYDYDKDFTPIGGVSGFPHILTVSPDSPIKSTADLIAYSKENPNKVNAARVGFANEIAIEWLNLTGNVDITQIPYKGAATVVSDLSSGRVDMALVAPSVAYPLVDGDKARTIATTRSTSITEARNIPSISETPGMEDFDMYIWYGLLAPAGLPTSVGKKLNTALNDSLKNPAVVQHLMNVYQEPMIMSPEEMTAAIHKERKIADDLVKEANLPLLKHQ, encoded by the coding sequence ATGAATTACAAGAGAAAATTATTAAGTTATTGTGGCCTTACTTTTTGTACTATAGCCTCACTCGGAGTATTGGGGATAGCAGTTGCAAATACACAGGATAACTTTCCGCAGCGCCCCATAACAATAATTGTTGGCTACGCTGCCGGGGGTCCCACTGATCTTGCAGCCAGAACCATTGCAGAACAAATGAGCAAGGAATTAGGCCAGCCAATCGTGGTGAGCAACAGGCCGGGGGCAAGCAGTCTGGTAGCAGCAAAGGAGCTTATGTCATCAAACCCAGATGGCTATACAGTATTGGTGACGGCAAATGCATTTTTTACACATGGCCCAGCGCGATATGAGTCTGTGGAATATGATTATGATAAAGATTTCACGCCAATAGGTGGAGTATCAGGGTTTCCTCACATATTGACTGTTTCTCCAGATAGTCCGATAAAAAGCACCGCCGATCTTATCGCATATTCAAAAGAAAACCCCAACAAAGTAAATGCCGCACGAGTGGGGTTCGCGAATGAGATTGCAATTGAATGGCTAAATCTTACTGGAAACGTGGATATAACCCAGATCCCTTATAAAGGAGCCGCAACGGTCGTTAGTGATTTAAGCTCAGGACGCGTTGATATGGCCCTAGTAGCGCCTTCAGTTGCATATCCACTCGTAGACGGCGATAAAGCAAGAACCATTGCAACGACCAGGAGCACATCAATAACCGAGGCCCGAAACATCCCCAGTATCTCGGAAACTCCAGGCATGGAAGATTTTGATATGTATATATGGTACGGTCTGCTGGCGCCAGCTGGCCTACCGACCTCTGTGGGAAAGAAACTGAACACAGCGCTCAACGACTCCCTGAAGAACCCGGCCGTTGTTCAGCATCTTATGAATGTATATCAAGAACCTATGATTATGAGTCCGGAAGAAATGACCGCGGCAATTCATAAGGAACGCAAGATTGCTGATGATCTGGTCAAGGAAGCGAATCTGCCTCTACTAAAGCATCAGTGA
- the ltrA gene encoding group II intron reverse transcriptase/maturase, translating into MSKTKPFEIPKQWVWEAFKQVRSRKGGPGHDGQSLEAFEANLGNNLYKLWNRMCSGSYMPPPVLLVEIPKAGGGVRPLGIPTVSDRVAQMVVKRYLEPELERHFHADSYGYRPGKSALDAVAITRKRCWRYGWVVDLDIKGFFDTIDHELLMKAVRRHTQERWVLLYIERWLKADLILSDGTRRTRTLGTPQGGVVSPILSNLFLHYVFDCWMDRNWPDTPFARYADDVVCHCDSMEQAQQLKASLEERFAQCGLTLHPEKTRIVDCRKGNPPDPYPNRSFDFLGYTFRNRPTRAYDGSLFVGFNPAVSRKALKAMGAQIRSWKLHRKVLHTLEGLASEINPVLRGWIDYYGGFNHAELGLLFKRLEERLASWIRRKYKSVRRNRKKSWDILLSFRQRMPRLFAHWRLLYTGRKGSMTRAV; encoded by the coding sequence ATGAGCAAGACAAAACCTTTCGAAATCCCCAAACAGTGGGTCTGGGAAGCTTTCAAGCAGGTTCGCTCACGCAAGGGCGGACCGGGTCACGACGGCCAGAGTCTGGAGGCGTTTGAAGCCAATCTTGGCAATAACCTCTACAAACTCTGGAACCGGATGTGTTCTGGCAGTTACATGCCGCCACCTGTGTTGCTGGTTGAAATACCCAAGGCAGGGGGTGGTGTCAGGCCGCTGGGCATTCCGACCGTCTCGGACCGTGTGGCGCAGATGGTCGTGAAACGGTATCTGGAACCGGAGCTGGAACGGCACTTTCATGCTGACTCCTACGGGTACAGACCGGGTAAAAGTGCACTGGATGCCGTGGCAATCACGCGAAAACGCTGCTGGCGTTATGGCTGGGTTGTCGATCTCGACATCAAGGGTTTCTTTGACACGATCGATCATGAACTGCTGATGAAAGCAGTTCGTCGTCACACGCAAGAACGCTGGGTACTGCTGTACATCGAGCGGTGGCTGAAAGCCGACCTGATCCTGAGCGATGGGACACGGCGTACGCGCACTCTCGGCACCCCCCAGGGCGGTGTGGTCAGTCCAATACTTTCAAACTTGTTTCTGCACTATGTCTTTGACTGCTGGATGGACCGGAACTGGCCGGATACACCCTTTGCCCGCTATGCGGACGATGTGGTGTGTCACTGTGACAGTATGGAACAGGCCCAACAGTTGAAGGCAAGTCTGGAGGAACGCTTTGCTCAGTGTGGGCTGACGCTTCATCCCGAGAAGACGCGTATTGTGGACTGTCGCAAAGGCAACCCACCGGATCCTTATCCAAACCGCTCGTTCGACTTTCTGGGATATACCTTCAGAAATCGTCCGACCCGGGCCTACGATGGGTCCCTGTTTGTGGGTTTCAATCCGGCGGTTAGCAGGAAAGCCCTCAAAGCCATGGGCGCTCAGATTCGGAGCTGGAAACTGCACCGGAAGGTTCTGCACACGCTGGAAGGATTGGCGAGTGAGATCAATCCGGTGTTGCGTGGATGGATCGACTATTACGGAGGTTTCAATCATGCCGAGCTGGGTCTGTTGTTCAAACGACTTGAGGAGCGACTTGCAAGCTGGATACGACGGAAATACAAAAGTGTGCGCCGAAACCGCAAGAAATCCTGGGACATTCTCCTGAGCTTTCGTCAGCGGATGCCCAGACTCTTTGCGCATTGGCGTCTTCTGTATACAGGTCGCAAAGGTTCAATGACAAGAGCCGTATGA